One Huiozyma naganishii CBS 8797 chromosome 4, complete genome genomic region harbors:
- the MCY1 gene encoding putative cysteine synthase (similar to Saccharomyces cerevisiae YGR012W; ancestral locus Anc_4.148), with protein sequence MPEVKGIVSNTLTFASLATALYTAYKLYRTYGDPVLRELPSVKDGIEELIGKTQIVKLRSLSAETGCDIFAKLELTNPAGSAKDRVALNIIKTAEKKGLLVRGEKPEGWVFEGTSGSTGISIAMICNALGYRAHISLPDDTSLEKLALLESLGAVVNPVKPASIVDPDQYVNAAKKACDELNESGAAKGVFADQFENEANWRVHYETTGPEIWDQMDHNIDGFIAGCGTGGTITGVSKYLKEVSHPYVVLADPQGSGFYNRINYGVMYDEVEKEGTRRRHQVDTIVEGIGLNRITRNFKHGEKYIDESIRVTDKQAVGMAKYLSIHDGFFAGSSTAINAVAAVKLAKRLPAGSRIVIIACDSGSRHLSKFWKEAKIVDREVTLDEIMSS encoded by the coding sequence TCTCTTGCTACTGCTTTGTACACCGCTTATAAGCTATACCGAACGTATGGTGACCCGGTGTTAAGAGAACTACCTTCTGTGAAGGACGGTATTGAAGAGCTTATTGGCAAAACCCAGATAGTTAAACTCAGGTCGTTGAGTGCGGAGACTGGGTGTGACATCTTTGCAAAGTTGGAGTTGACCAACCCTGCTGGGAGTGCGAAGGACCGAGTTGCGCTCAATATTATTAAGACTgcggaaaagaaaggtttGCTGGTAAGAGGGGAGAAGCCAGAAGGGTGGGTCTTCGAGGGGACGAGTGGATCGACTGGTATTAGCATTGCCATGATCTGTAATGCATTGGGGTATAGGGCACATATTTCCCTACCAGACGACACCTCGCTGGAAAAACTGGCACTATTAGAGTCTCTTGGGGCAGTAGTAAACCCGGTCAAGCCTGCTTCCATTGTGGACCCTGACCAATACGTCAATGCAGCAAAGAAGGCATGCGATGAGCTCAACGAATCTGGTGCGGCAAAAGGTGTTTTCGCTGATCAGTTTGAAAATGAAGCCAACTGGAGAGTACATTACGAAACAACGGGTCCCGAAATATGGGACCAGATGGACCATAACATCGATGGATTTATTGCTGGATGTGGGACAGGTGGTACAATAACTGGTGTATCAAAATACTTGAAGGAAGTGTCACACCCTTACGTTGTTCTTGCCGACCCACAGGGCTCTGGTTTCTATAACAGGATCAACTACGGTGTGATGTACGATGAGGTAGAGAAGGAGGGCACCAGGAGAAGACACCAAGTTGACACAATCGTCGAGGGTATTGGCTTGAACCGAATCACTCGCAATTTTAAACACGGAGAAAAATACATCGATGAGTCTATTAGGGTCACGGATAAGCAAGCTGTAGGAATGGCTAAATACCTGTCCATACACGATGGCTTTTTTGCAGGAAGCAGCACTGCCATAAATGCAGTAGCGGCTGTCAAGTTGGCGAAAAGGCTGCCCGCAGGGTCGCGCATCGTGATCATTGCATGTGATAGTGGGTCGAGACATCTCAGcaaattttgga